In Saccharomonospora marina XMU15, one genomic interval encodes:
- a CDS encoding DUF3027 domain-containing protein: MTLLLTLDDGTLRRKLFDAVELARDSAVLDAGAENVGEHAGVEVEDSVSVTHLFDSRLPGYRGWRWSVTVATTGHDEPVTVSEVVHTPGPDAVVAPKWVPWERRVRQGDLGIGDIFPTAADDLRLAPAYLTTDDPEVEEVARETGLGRVRVMSRYGRQQAAQRWHRGEYGPRSDMARSAPGTCGTCGFYLRLAGSLRAAFGVCGNEISPADGHVVHAEFGCGAHSEIEVEASSPVPVAELFYDDSLLDTEPVG, from the coding sequence ATGACCCTGCTGCTCACCCTCGACGACGGCACACTGCGCCGGAAGCTGTTCGATGCGGTGGAGTTGGCCCGCGACTCCGCCGTGCTCGACGCGGGTGCCGAGAACGTGGGCGAGCACGCCGGAGTCGAGGTCGAGGACTCCGTTTCGGTCACCCACCTGTTCGACTCGCGGCTTCCCGGATACCGGGGCTGGCGGTGGTCCGTCACCGTCGCGACGACCGGGCACGACGAGCCGGTGACCGTCAGCGAGGTGGTGCACACGCCGGGTCCCGACGCCGTCGTCGCACCGAAGTGGGTGCCGTGGGAGCGGCGGGTGCGGCAGGGCGACCTCGGTATCGGCGACATCTTCCCGACCGCGGCCGACGACCTTCGGCTCGCTCCCGCCTACCTGACCACCGACGACCCCGAGGTCGAAGAGGTGGCGCGCGAGACCGGACTCGGCAGGGTCAGGGTGATGTCGCGTTACGGCAGGCAGCAGGCGGCGCAGCGCTGGCACCGTGGTGAGTACGGTCCGCGCTCGGACATGGCCCGCAGCGCTCCGGGCACGTGCGGGACGTGTGGCTTCTACCTGCGGCTGGCAGGGTCGTTGCGTGCCGCGTTCGGCGTCTGCGGCAACGAGATCTCACCGGCGGACGGTCACGTCGTGCACGCCGAGTTCGGTTGCGGCGCGCACTCCGAGATCGAGGTCGAGGCCAGCTCCCCGGTTCCGGTCGCGGAGCTGTTCTACGACGACTCCCTGCTCGACACCGAACCCGTCGGCTGA
- a CDS encoding sacsin N-terminal ATP-binding-like domain-containing protein has translation MLRAWRDSPTRFTEDTNAEHDLRVGGYRDRLFVELAQNAADAAAQAGVEGRVRVRVVDGELRVANTGAPLDAEGVASLASLRASGKRGGTVGRFGVGFAAVLAVTSCPRIVSRTGGVSFSRTRTREAAGREGEVPILRLPWPLPPTEPPLPDGFDTEVRLPLRPPAGEVLELIRSEVADLLLALPALAEVDVAGQVWTRRDDGELVELASPDGHRTRWLTHQGEACVWAVPVSETGAPSPIADDVLHAPTPTDERVSLPARLLASVPVEPSRRRVLAGEATRQALAEAAHAYPGLVRRLPPRHRLALVPPAGFPASEVDSTLRELLTRRLSQDAWLPAAAGGELAGAAAKVLVPELPDLVELLADVVPGLVAAPLCGGQAARTLASVGASTVDAAAIVDAVTGIEREPSWWRRLYEVLLDGVERHQVAADELGALPVPLTDGRTVAGPRTALLLDDVDLAAELDLAGAGPRVVHPRAAHPLLERLGAVHAGAGEVLRDPALREAVEGSVEDALAGVDVLPLVRTVLRLATRAGAEGLGALALPDRTGGWRRADELVLPGSRLLDVLDTEAIGAQAPLDVLDADFASRWPAETLTQVGVLDGFRAPAEDDDTENTGAGEDPPIADLDLVADDAWPEAVRLLASDPRTRRMLVEPGGRVRRWLADNALLAGQPPGQWRLPDAESLAGLFDPVLDVDLPDELLLAMGVRWELTVVDAQDAQWLCSRLAEEARSVPPGLVLRAHSALSRVSPEGVRPPAAVRALDGSVTDAADAVVLDAPWLLGLWPHSVLVATLDFAEAPALADVLDLPLASEETTAEVESEGDFVAWRDLPAIVEVADLLGIAPEEGGLFVHETLTVGGRPVPWWYDTALHTSDTAEGLARAFAWATGRWPRRALIAALLDDPGPATLLG, from the coding sequence GTGCTGCGGGCCTGGCGGGACTCGCCGACCCGGTTCACCGAGGACACCAACGCCGAGCACGACCTGCGGGTCGGCGGCTACCGCGACCGGCTGTTCGTCGAGCTGGCACAAAACGCCGCCGACGCGGCCGCGCAGGCCGGGGTCGAGGGCCGGGTAAGGGTCCGGGTGGTCGACGGCGAACTGCGGGTCGCCAACACCGGCGCCCCACTCGACGCCGAAGGCGTGGCCTCGCTCGCCTCACTGCGGGCCTCTGGCAAGCGCGGTGGCACGGTGGGCCGGTTCGGGGTCGGCTTCGCCGCGGTGCTGGCCGTCACCTCGTGCCCGCGCATCGTGTCCCGCACCGGCGGGGTGTCGTTCTCGCGGACCCGCACCCGGGAAGCGGCGGGGCGCGAGGGCGAGGTGCCGATCCTGCGGTTGCCGTGGCCGTTGCCGCCGACCGAGCCCCCGTTGCCGGACGGGTTCGACACCGAGGTTCGCCTGCCGCTGCGCCCGCCGGCTGGCGAGGTGCTCGAGCTCATCCGGTCCGAGGTCGCGGACCTGCTGCTGGCACTGCCCGCGCTGGCCGAGGTCGATGTGGCCGGGCAGGTGTGGACCCGCCGCGACGACGGCGAACTCGTCGAGTTGGCCTCACCGGACGGGCACCGCACCCGGTGGCTCACGCACCAGGGCGAGGCCTGCGTGTGGGCGGTTCCCGTTTCCGAAACCGGCGCGCCGTCGCCGATCGCCGACGACGTGCTGCACGCTCCGACACCGACCGACGAGCGGGTGAGCCTGCCTGCTCGGCTGCTGGCGTCGGTGCCGGTCGAGCCTTCCCGCCGCCGCGTCCTCGCGGGCGAGGCGACCAGGCAGGCGTTGGCCGAAGCCGCTCACGCCTATCCCGGTCTCGTCCGGCGGTTACCACCGCGACACCGGCTCGCGCTGGTGCCGCCCGCGGGCTTTCCTGCCTCGGAGGTTGACAGCACGCTGCGGGAGCTGCTGACCCGGCGACTGTCGCAGGACGCGTGGTTGCCCGCCGCGGCAGGCGGGGAGCTGGCGGGGGCGGCCGCGAAGGTACTCGTCCCCGAACTGCCCGACCTCGTCGAGTTGCTGGCCGACGTGGTGCCCGGACTTGTCGCCGCCCCGCTGTGCGGCGGGCAGGCGGCGCGCACGCTCGCCTCGGTGGGCGCGTCCACGGTCGACGCCGCCGCGATCGTGGACGCGGTCACCGGCATCGAGCGCGAACCCTCCTGGTGGCGGCGGCTGTACGAGGTGCTGCTCGACGGAGTGGAGCGGCACCAGGTCGCCGCCGACGAACTCGGCGCCCTGCCCGTGCCGCTGACCGACGGCCGCACGGTTGCCGGTCCCAGGACGGCGCTGCTGCTGGACGACGTGGACCTGGCCGCGGAACTGGACCTCGCCGGGGCCGGGCCTCGCGTGGTGCACCCGCGGGCGGCGCACCCGCTGCTCGAACGGCTCGGCGCGGTGCACGCGGGTGCGGGTGAGGTGCTTCGCGACCCCGCGCTGCGGGAGGCCGTCGAGGGCAGCGTGGAGGATGCGCTCGCGGGCGTGGACGTACTGCCGCTGGTGCGTACGGTGCTGCGGCTGGCGACCCGCGCGGGCGCGGAAGGGCTCGGTGCGCTGGCATTGCCCGACCGCACGGGCGGCTGGCGGCGCGCCGACGAGTTGGTGCTGCCCGGTTCGCGACTGCTGGACGTGCTCGACACCGAGGCGATCGGTGCGCAGGCGCCGCTGGACGTGCTCGACGCCGACTTCGCTTCGCGCTGGCCCGCCGAGACGTTGACACAGGTTGGGGTGCTCGACGGTTTCCGGGCACCTGCCGAGGACGATGACACCGAGAACACCGGTGCGGGCGAAGACCCGCCCATCGCCGATCTCGATCTGGTCGCCGACGATGCCTGGCCGGAGGCGGTGCGGCTGCTCGCGTCGGACCCGCGAACCAGGCGGATGCTCGTGGAACCGGGCGGCCGGGTGCGGCGGTGGCTGGCGGACAACGCGCTGCTGGCCGGTCAGCCGCCAGGGCAGTGGCGGCTGCCGGATGCGGAGTCGCTGGCCGGGTTGTTCGACCCGGTCTTGGACGTGGACCTGCCCGACGAGCTGCTCCTGGCGATGGGTGTTCGTTGGGAGCTGACCGTTGTGGACGCGCAGGACGCGCAGTGGCTGTGCTCCCGGCTCGCCGAGGAGGCCAGGTCGGTTCCACCCGGTCTGGTGCTGCGGGCGCATTCGGCGCTGTCGCGGGTTTCGCCGGAGGGCGTGCGCCCACCCGCCGCCGTGCGCGCGCTCGACGGCTCCGTGACCGACGCCGCCGACGCCGTGGTGCTGGACGCGCCGTGGCTGCTGGGGCTGTGGCCACACAGCGTTCTCGTCGCCACGCTCGACTTCGCCGAGGCCCCGGCACTGGCCGATGTGCTCGACCTGCCGTTGGCGAGCGAGGAGACGACCGCCGAAGTGGAAAGCGAAGGTGACTTCGTCGCCTGGCGGGATCTGCCCGCGATCGTCGAGGTCGCCGACCTGCTCGGTATCGCCCCGGAGGAGGGCGGGTTGTTCGTGCACGAGACGCTCACCGTCGGCGGACGCCCGGTTCCGTGGTGGTACGACACGGCCCTGCACACCTCGGACACCGCCGAGGGGCTTGCCAGGGCCTTCGCCTGGGCGACCGGGCGCTGGCCCAGGCGAGCGCTGATCGCGGCGTTGCTCGACGATCCGGGGCCCGCCACGCTGCTCGGCTGA
- a CDS encoding isocitrate lyase/PEP mutase family protein: MSTRAFHDLHVAGHPLVLPNAWDYVSAALLVDAGFAAIGTTSLGVAAARGLPDGHGVSRRATVELAVLLASLPCLVTVDIEGGFSDDPGRVADVVEELAAAGVVGVNIEDGRAGGTLADPARQSGIIGAVKARVPDVFVNARVDNYWVGVDAEVGATMARVRRYVDAGADGVFVPGRLDAAEIEALVAATAAPLNVLYLPGGLDTGELAGLGVRRISTGSLLFRTAVAAAVRAATTVRDGGTPTGSAPGYADIQRLCDREVC; encoded by the coding sequence GTGAGCACGCGGGCGTTCCACGACCTGCACGTGGCAGGGCACCCGCTCGTACTCCCGAACGCGTGGGACTACGTGTCGGCCGCGCTGCTGGTGGACGCCGGGTTCGCGGCCATCGGCACCACCAGTCTCGGGGTCGCCGCCGCGCGCGGCCTTCCCGACGGGCACGGGGTGAGCAGGCGGGCCACCGTTGAACTCGCCGTGTTGCTCGCGTCGTTGCCGTGCCTGGTCACCGTGGACATCGAGGGTGGCTTCAGCGACGATCCGGGCCGGGTCGCCGACGTCGTCGAGGAGTTGGCCGCCGCGGGCGTCGTGGGCGTCAACATCGAGGACGGCAGGGCCGGCGGCACGCTGGCCGACCCGGCGCGGCAGAGCGGGATCATCGGTGCGGTCAAGGCCCGCGTGCCCGACGTGTTCGTCAACGCGCGGGTGGACAACTACTGGGTGGGTGTGGATGCCGAGGTGGGTGCGACGATGGCGCGCGTCCGGCGGTACGTGGACGCGGGTGCGGATGGTGTGTTCGTGCCCGGCAGGCTGGACGCGGCCGAGATCGAGGCGCTCGTGGCCGCGACGGCGGCACCGCTGAACGTGTTGTACCTGCCGGGCGGCCTTGACACCGGTGAGCTGGCCGGGTTGGGAGTGCGAAGGATCAGCACGGGTTCGCTGCTGTTTCGCACGGCGGTGGCCGCCGCCGTGCGGGCGGCGACGACCGTCCGCGACGGTGGTACACCCACCGGGAGCGCGCCCGGCTACGCCGACATCCAGCGACTCTGCGATCGTGAGGTATGCTAA
- a CDS encoding biliverdin-producing heme oxygenase — translation MAVPNSFSQQLRESTRQVHERAHHSTFMSALLDGRLPLKSYTRLAEQYYFIYRTLEQASEAMARDAVGAPFVLEELYRLPALGEDLEFLLGPQWRHTVNPLPATGEYVRRMREVAFEWPGGYVAHHYTRYLGDLAGGQVVGSLLRRRYGISGAGARFYDFSRVGNPHAFRKRYRGLLDSAGWDAGERQRIVDETLLAFELNIRVLTELAAATAADRAA, via the coding sequence ATGGCGGTGCCCAACTCGTTCTCACAACAGTTGCGCGAGTCCACCCGGCAGGTACACGAGCGCGCGCACCATTCCACCTTCATGAGCGCTCTGCTGGACGGCAGGCTCCCGCTGAAGAGCTACACGAGGCTGGCGGAGCAGTACTACTTCATCTACCGCACGCTGGAGCAGGCCAGTGAGGCCATGGCCCGCGACGCGGTAGGGGCGCCGTTCGTGCTCGAGGAGTTGTACCGGCTGCCCGCGCTGGGCGAGGACCTGGAGTTTCTTCTCGGCCCGCAATGGCGGCACACGGTCAACCCGCTGCCCGCCACCGGGGAGTACGTGCGCAGGATGCGCGAGGTGGCCTTCGAATGGCCGGGCGGGTACGTGGCCCATCACTACACGCGCTACCTCGGCGACCTGGCAGGCGGCCAGGTGGTCGGGTCGCTGCTGCGCCGCCGCTACGGGATCAGCGGCGCGGGCGCGCGGTTCTACGACTTCTCCCGGGTGGGCAACCCGCACGCCTTCCGCAAGCGTTACCGCGGCTTGCTCGACAGCGCCGGTTGGGACGCGGGCGAGCGGCAGCGCATCGTCGACGAGACGCTGCTGGCGTTCGAACTGAACATCCGCGTGCTCACCGAGCTCGCGGCCGCTACGGCGGCGGACCGGGCGGCGTAG
- a CDS encoding MarR family winged helix-turn-helix transcriptional regulator yields MSDPVSDRSLASRLRLAVVRLNRRLRAQRTGQDLSLTQISALSTVHKCGAMTPGQLAAKEGVQPPSMTRVIAALEETGYVERSPHPTDGRQAIVAITEKGLDYVRAMISVREAWLDDRLGELSGEEREVLSRAAEIIDRMAGNG; encoded by the coding sequence GTGTCCGACCCCGTTTCCGACCGATCACTGGCGAGCAGGCTGCGGCTCGCCGTGGTGCGGCTGAATCGGAGGCTGCGGGCACAACGAACCGGTCAGGACCTTTCGCTGACCCAGATCTCCGCGCTTTCCACGGTGCACAAGTGCGGGGCGATGACGCCGGGTCAGCTCGCGGCGAAGGAAGGGGTCCAGCCGCCCTCGATGACGAGGGTGATCGCTGCCCTCGAGGAGACGGGCTACGTCGAGCGCAGCCCGCACCCCACCGACGGCAGGCAGGCGATCGTGGCGATCACCGAGAAGGGCCTCGACTACGTGCGGGCGATGATCTCGGTGCGCGAGGCGTGGCTGGACGACCGGTTGGGCGAACTGAGCGGCGAGGAGCGCGAGGTGCTCTCCAGGGCCGCCGAGATCATCGACAGGATGGCGGGCAACGGCTGA
- a CDS encoding superoxide dismutase, giving the protein MATYELPDLDYDYGALEPHISGEINELHHTKHHQTYVNGANQTLEKLAAARDANDFGSIVGLETTLAFNLAGHANHVVWWKILSPNGGDKPTGELAAAIDDAFGSFDKFKAQFTAVCTTIQGNGWGALSWDPIGKTLITQQLRDHHNNLVLPTVPILLVDVWEHAFYLQYKNVKPDYVNALWNVFDWAEIGKRFEDAKAGRNGLLLS; this is encoded by the coding sequence ATGGCCACGTACGAGCTTCCTGACCTCGATTACGACTACGGCGCCCTCGAGCCGCACATCTCGGGTGAGATCAACGAACTGCACCACACCAAGCATCACCAGACCTACGTCAACGGCGCGAACCAGACACTGGAGAAGCTCGCCGCGGCCCGTGACGCGAACGACTTCGGCTCCATCGTGGGCCTTGAGACGACGCTGGCGTTCAACCTGGCTGGGCACGCCAACCACGTCGTTTGGTGGAAGATCCTTTCGCCCAACGGTGGCGACAAGCCGACGGGCGAGCTGGCCGCGGCGATCGACGACGCCTTCGGCTCGTTCGACAAGTTCAAGGCGCAGTTCACCGCCGTGTGCACCACGATCCAGGGCAACGGCTGGGGAGCGCTGTCGTGGGACCCGATCGGCAAGACGCTGATCACCCAGCAGCTTCGCGACCACCACAACAACCTGGTCCTGCCCACGGTGCCGATCCTGCTTGTGGACGTGTGGGAGCACGCGTTCTACCTGCAGTACAAGAACGTGAAGCCGGACTACGTCAACGCGCTGTGGAACGTCTTCGACTGGGCCGAGATCGGCAAGCGGTTCGAGGACGCCAAGGCAGGCCGCAACGGTCTGCTGCTTTCCTGA
- a CDS encoding MFS transporter, whose translation MSITGSEARTQHELSATREPAEGPPATAGRGTFASLRIRNYRLFFSGQIVSNTGTWMQRIAQDWLVFELSGYNPVALGVAVALQFTPTLLLSLWAGVLADRVDKRKLLIAIQTGNFVVAGVLGALDVTGLVQLWHVYALAFGLGALSAMEVPTRQSFVAEMVGPRQVPNAVALNSSVFNMARIVGPAVAGFAIVLVGTGWLFVANAVSTLAVIAGLALMRPEELFSAPVVARAKGQLREGLRYVRGHRELLTVLVLVFFVSTFGITFFTSLAIVAANVFDTRADGYGLLSTMLAVGTFTGALAAARRGSRRAPSVRVLLLSAFALGAIETVAAFMPSYVAFAVALVPLGFATITFLNTANALVQTSVAQRMRGRVMGLYVLVLIGGNPIGGPMTGWLAGTLGGRSPFYIGGLAAVAAAVGCALVLRRARRAPLPPEVKLG comes from the coding sequence GTGAGTATCACGGGTAGCGAAGCAAGAACCCAGCACGAGCTTTCCGCTACCCGCGAACCGGCCGAAGGCCCACCCGCGACGGCAGGCCGTGGCACGTTCGCCTCGTTGCGCATCCGCAACTACCGGCTGTTCTTCAGCGGCCAGATCGTCTCCAACACCGGCACCTGGATGCAGCGCATCGCGCAGGACTGGCTGGTCTTCGAACTGAGCGGGTACAACCCGGTGGCGCTCGGCGTCGCGGTCGCGTTGCAGTTCACCCCGACGCTGCTGCTGTCGCTGTGGGCAGGCGTGCTGGCCGACCGGGTCGACAAGCGCAAGCTGCTCATCGCGATCCAGACGGGCAACTTCGTGGTCGCTGGGGTGCTCGGGGCGCTCGATGTGACCGGCCTGGTGCAGCTGTGGCACGTCTACGCCCTGGCGTTCGGGCTCGGGGCGCTCTCGGCGATGGAGGTGCCGACCCGGCAGTCCTTCGTCGCCGAGATGGTCGGGCCGAGGCAGGTGCCCAACGCGGTGGCGCTGAACTCCTCGGTGTTCAACATGGCCAGGATCGTCGGCCCAGCCGTCGCCGGGTTCGCGATCGTGCTGGTCGGCACCGGCTGGCTGTTCGTCGCCAACGCGGTGAGCACGCTGGCGGTCATCGCCGGGCTCGCGCTGATGAGACCCGAGGAGTTGTTCAGCGCGCCGGTCGTGGCACGTGCCAAGGGCCAGTTGCGGGAGGGGCTGCGCTACGTGCGCGGTCATCGGGAACTGCTGACGGTGCTGGTGCTGGTGTTCTTCGTCAGCACCTTCGGGATCACCTTCTTCACCTCGCTCGCCATCGTCGCGGCCAATGTGTTCGACACCAGGGCCGACGGCTACGGGTTGCTGTCCACCATGCTCGCCGTCGGCACGTTCACCGGCGCGTTGGCCGCGGCACGGCGGGGCAGCAGGCGTGCCCCGAGCGTGCGGGTGCTGCTGCTTTCCGCGTTCGCGCTCGGCGCGATCGAGACGGTCGCGGCGTTCATGCCGAGCTACGTGGCATTCGCGGTGGCACTGGTCCCACTGGGCTTCGCGACCATCACGTTCCTCAACACCGCCAACGCGCTGGTGCAGACCTCGGTGGCGCAGCGAATGCGGGGGCGCGTCATGGGGCTGTACGTGCTGGTGCTGATCGGCGGCAACCCCATCGGCGGCCCGATGACCGGGTGGCTGGCCGGCACGCTCGGTGGCCGCTCGCCGTTCTACATCGGTGGGCTGGCGGCGGTGGCGGCCGCCGTCGGGTGCGCGCTGGTGCTGCGGCGGGCTCGCAGAGCCCCCTTGCCACCCGAGGTGAAGTTAGGCTAA
- a CDS encoding ArsR/SmtB family transcription factor — MSSVELAELAGLLADRTRTRFCLALLDGRAWTAGELATLAGVAPSTASEHLDRLVAGGLLVERRQGRHRYVSLAGPDAAELLEGLLAHLDLAAERGRTLRRAVASSAMARGRTCYDHLAGRLGVAITDAMTTLGLLDVRHGCALTGEGMEWLTGVLRVAPAQLRAGRRPLVKCCLDATERRSHLAGAAGAKLCLRMFDNGWVKRIGTGRAVRLTPAGAAALEDLLAIDADSLAAG, encoded by the coding sequence GTGTCCTCCGTCGAACTCGCCGAACTGGCGGGTCTGCTCGCCGACCGCACCCGGACCCGGTTCTGCCTCGCACTGCTCGACGGCAGGGCGTGGACGGCGGGCGAACTCGCCACGCTCGCGGGCGTGGCACCCTCGACGGCCAGCGAACACCTCGACCGGCTCGTCGCAGGCGGGCTGCTCGTCGAGCGCAGGCAGGGCAGGCACCGCTACGTGTCACTGGCTGGACCCGACGCCGCCGAACTTCTCGAAGGCCTGCTCGCACATCTGGACCTGGCGGCCGAACGCGGCCGGACGCTTCGCAGGGCGGTTGCCTCCTCCGCGATGGCCAGGGGCCGCACCTGCTACGACCACCTCGCGGGCAGGCTCGGGGTGGCCATCACCGACGCGATGACCACCCTCGGACTGCTCGACGTCCGCCACGGCTGCGCACTCACCGGCGAGGGTATGGAATGGCTCACCGGTGTGCTCCGCGTCGCGCCCGCGCAACTGCGCGCGGGACGCAGGCCGCTGGTGAAGTGCTGCCTCGACGCGACGGAGCGCCGCTCGCACCTTGCCGGTGCCGCAGGCGCGAAACTGTGCCTGCGGATGTTCGACAACGGCTGGGTCAAGCGCATCGGTACCGGCCGCGCCGTGCGGCTGACTCCGGCAGGCGCGGCAGCGCTCGAGGACTTGCTGGCCATCGACGCCGACTCGCTCGCCGCGGGCTGA
- a CDS encoding glutaminyl-peptide cyclotransferase — MRAAGATGRRLPATVAVLVLVIALAACGAPSSEPTPNDPTRVQRLRVEVLRVLPHDREAFTQGLEIHDGTLYEGTGLVGESTLRAGPLGAEPEVVVSLPKPLFGEGITVVGSRVWQLTWRSGIAIERDRDTLAQRRTVRYEGEGWGLCHQPGRQRLVMSDGSAKLTFRDPVTFAVRSSVVVKEDGEPRDELNELECVDGAVYANVWHSDEILRIDPDTGTVTARIDAAGLLDEAERAEADVLNGIAAVPGSDEFVLTGKLWPKMFRVRFVSTT, encoded by the coding sequence ATACGGGCTGCGGGAGCTACCGGCCGACGGCTGCCTGCCACGGTGGCGGTGCTGGTACTGGTGATCGCGCTCGCCGCGTGCGGTGCGCCGTCGAGTGAGCCGACGCCGAACGACCCGACGCGGGTACAGCGGCTGCGGGTCGAGGTGCTGCGGGTACTGCCGCACGACCGCGAGGCGTTCACCCAGGGGCTGGAGATTCACGACGGCACGCTGTACGAGGGCACCGGGCTCGTCGGTGAGTCCACCTTGCGGGCGGGACCGCTCGGCGCCGAACCCGAGGTCGTCGTCTCACTGCCGAAGCCGCTGTTCGGCGAGGGCATCACCGTGGTCGGTTCCCGGGTGTGGCAGCTCACCTGGCGCAGCGGCATCGCCATCGAACGCGATCGCGACACCCTCGCGCAGCGGCGCACCGTCCGCTACGAGGGCGAGGGGTGGGGACTGTGTCACCAACCCGGCAGGCAGCGGTTGGTGATGAGCGACGGGTCGGCGAAACTGACCTTCCGTGACCCGGTGACCTTCGCCGTTCGCTCCTCGGTGGTGGTCAAGGAGGACGGCGAGCCACGTGACGAACTGAACGAGCTGGAGTGCGTCGACGGGGCGGTGTACGCCAACGTCTGGCACAGCGACGAGATCCTGCGCATCGACCCCGACACCGGAACGGTCACCGCCCGCATCGACGCAGCAGGGCTGCTGGACGAGGCCGAGCGCGCGGAGGCCGACGTGCTCAACGGCATCGCCGCGGTGCCTGGTTCGGACGAGTTCGTGCTGACCGGCAAGCTCTGGCCCAAGATGTTCAGGGTGCGGTTCGTCTCGACCACGTGA
- a CDS encoding NCS2 family permease, producing the protein MAEATAERKLKSRLDRFFRISERGSTPGREVRGGLVTFVTMAYIIVLNPLILGSFSEGPGANADATGAILPVPQVAAVTALVAGVLTILMGVVANYPFALAAGLGINALVAVNIAPQMTWPAAMGLVMVNGIVVLLLVVTGVREMVFNAVPAQLKAGIAVGIGLFISLIGLVDAGFVRRIPDAAGTTVPVELGIGGSIASWPTAVFVVGLVIMGVLVARNIRGAILIGVVAATVLSIVVEAVAGVGPSGGTDPKGWNLGYPALPEDIIGLPDLSLLGQVSFDAWVQVPALTAALFVFTLVLTDFFDTIGTMTGLGRQAGLANRDGQLPNVGKTLFVDSLGAIAGGAASASSNTVYIESASGIAEGARTGLANVVTGLLFIAAMFFTPLYEVVPIEAAAPALVVVGALMIRQVADIDFRDFSVALPAFLTIVVMPFTYSIANGIGAGFVSYVLIQAATGNARRVHPLMWIVSAAFVVYFGMGPIRETLGG; encoded by the coding sequence ATGGCAGAAGCGACCGCGGAGCGGAAGCTGAAGTCGCGGCTGGACCGGTTCTTCCGGATCAGTGAGCGCGGCTCGACACCGGGCAGGGAGGTGCGCGGTGGGCTGGTGACCTTCGTGACGATGGCCTACATCATCGTGCTGAACCCGCTCATCCTGGGCAGCTTCTCCGAGGGGCCCGGTGCCAACGCGGACGCGACCGGGGCGATCCTGCCGGTTCCGCAGGTCGCGGCGGTGACGGCGCTGGTGGCGGGTGTGCTCACGATCCTGATGGGCGTGGTGGCGAACTACCCGTTCGCGCTGGCGGCCGGTCTTGGCATCAACGCGCTCGTCGCTGTGAACATCGCGCCGCAGATGACCTGGCCCGCCGCGATGGGACTGGTCATGGTCAACGGCATCGTGGTGCTGCTGCTCGTGGTCACCGGGGTGCGCGAGATGGTGTTCAACGCGGTACCGGCTCAACTCAAGGCGGGTATCGCGGTGGGCATCGGGCTGTTCATCAGCCTCATCGGTCTGGTCGACGCCGGTTTCGTGCGCCGCATCCCGGATGCGGCGGGCACCACGGTTCCGGTCGAGTTGGGCATCGGTGGCTCCATCGCGTCGTGGCCGACGGCGGTGTTCGTGGTGGGCCTGGTGATCATGGGCGTGCTGGTGGCGAGGAACATCAGGGGCGCCATCCTGATCGGTGTGGTGGCCGCGACGGTGCTGTCGATCGTTGTCGAGGCCGTCGCAGGCGTCGGCCCCTCCGGCGGCACGGACCCCAAGGGCTGGAACCTCGGCTATCCGGCACTGCCGGAGGACATCATCGGCCTGCCCGACCTGTCGCTGCTCGGCCAGGTGTCGTTCGACGCGTGGGTGCAGGTACCCGCACTCACCGCCGCGCTGTTCGTGTTCACCCTGGTGCTCACCGACTTCTTCGACACCATCGGAACGATGACCGGGCTCGGCAGGCAGGCCGGCCTGGCGAACCGGGACGGCCAGTTGCCCAACGTCGGCAAGACGCTGTTCGTGGACTCCCTCGGCGCCATCGCCGGTGGCGCGGCCTCGGCCAGTTCCAACACCGTCTACATCGAGTCGGCCTCCGGTATCGCGGAAGGCGCGAGAACGGGTCTGGCCAATGTGGTCACCGGGCTGCTGTTCATCGCCGCGATGTTCTTCACCCCGCTGTACGAGGTGGTGCCGATCGAGGCCGCCGCGCCCGCGCTGGTCGTTGTCGGCGCGCTGATGATCCGCCAGGTCGCCGACATCGATTTCAGGGACTTCTCGGTGGCGCTGCCCGCGTTCCTGACGATCGTGGTGATGCCGTTCACCTACTCGATCGCCAACGGCATCGGCGCGGGCTTCGTGAGCTACGTGCTCATCCAGGCCGCCACCGGCAACGCCAGGCGGGTCCACCCGCTGATGTGGATCGTCTCCGCCGCGTTCGTCGTCTACTTCGGTATGGGCCCGATCCGCGAGACGCTGGGCGGCTGA
- a CDS encoding DUF2530 domain-containing protein produces MDVPSDPSRTKGRFRPTPQLPRSLVNLWPPMILGTVLWFLAFAVLLITGVRGVWLWTTLAGGGLGIVGMGIMLWQRAAARRGSRPTPHGL; encoded by the coding sequence GTGGACGTACCGAGCGACCCTTCCCGCACCAAGGGGCGGTTCCGTCCCACACCGCAGCTGCCGAGGTCACTGGTCAACCTCTGGCCGCCGATGATCCTAGGCACCGTGTTGTGGTTTCTGGCCTTCGCCGTGCTGCTCATCACTGGGGTGCGCGGCGTGTGGCTGTGGACGACGCTGGCAGGCGGTGGCCTCGGCATCGTGGGCATGGGCATCATGCTGTGGCAGCGAGCCGCCGCAAGGCGCGGTTCCCGCCCTACCCCGCACGGCCTGTAG